The DNA window AGGGGGCACTGAAACATGCGAATGCCAACTGCTGTAAACTGTATTACTACAGATTATTTGCATCTGAATGTTTCTAATATAATTTACAGTAGTAAATGAcagtatctgtctgtctctccagtTGTAGTCCACAGTAGCTATTACTACCTATTAGCATTAGACTCTTGAACAAGGCATAAGAGGATGAAGTCTTGAGCAGCAGGTGCGTCTTTAATGCTAATTTGTTCATTTGCGTGTTTGAGAAAACGCTAGATCTGCCTGCTTTGTGCATTGCTGATCTTGTCAAACGTGAAGCACATCACAGTGAAAGAATGCATGCTCTTTTATGACAATTTCAGGGTTGCAtggcaacaaaataaacaacaacacaccaAACACTGGAACAAATGCCTCGGTTAATAACGGCTACCTGAATGATCTTATGGCGGCTATGCCACGACTGTAACTGGTCGGAAACTAACTCGTACTTTTACTGCGACGCACCTTCTTTGCCAGACCAGTATTCTAGCGATCGTCGTTATTTTACAGCAAAGTTCGCAGTGGTGTTGGAGAATAATTGTGATTTCTTGATACGCAAACCGTGGAGGGCGTCCAAATGAAAGGTAATAAATAGTTAGCCACGACTGTATTCAGTTTTTAATAACTGGCAGTGTATTCGCGACAGGAACAGGAGTTTCATCTTGTTTTAATAGACATGTAATTTCATAGACGTTATACATATCAAATTTACATTAATATATACGCGCTGCTTCTTCAGTGAATCAGATCTGCTCTGTAACTACACAGCAGTCGAACATCACACAGTAACAGACGGGATACAGTTTAGCTTAATTTAAGGCAGAAATTAATACGTTTTAAAAGTGAGTATATATGACGGCTGCCCTATGTCAAATCGAATTAATTCCGTCTTAATTAATAATAAGATATATTCtcagatatattatattatatatatataaaaaatcagtaATACGGTCCCTGCATAAaccatgctttaaaataatatatattataaaatatgaaaaaaagtacCACCTCTGCATAAACCTGCATTTGCTGCGGCTGTATTTCTGGGTTTATTTCAAAGGTTTCTAGGCCGTTTAGTAAAGTGTGCTCTTGAACGCCGGGGTAGCAATCGAACCCAGGCCCGCCTCAACTATTCAGGTATTTTAATAGTTTCATTAAATAGTTTCATTTGTATTCTAGCTGGAATCGAGGGTAAAGCGAAGAGCATGGAGACTGTTCTGCTCTCGGAGACGAAGATCAAACGCGGCTCCATGGCAGAAGAGGACCCGAATGGCAATGAGCACGGAGCCGCTGTCTGTTGTAGTCGAGCCCCGCGGTGGGGACCGCAGCACCCCGGGGCCCGGCAGCTAGCTGAGCTCTACTCGCCCGGTAAGCAACCAGCCCGATAACTGGCGAGTTCCCGTACAGTATCATCCGTTTATAAAAACCTCTTCCACCTGTTATACATGACTTGTTTCCCCTTGTAATCAAGTATTCCCATGTACTTTATTGGGACAGTCAATAACCTCCCTCCCCACTTCAGTTTACTGGCAAGTAAATTATTAACGGTTGGACTGGCACACCTGGCAAAGGTTGTTGTACACTTAATAATAAATATCTTTGAGAACCATACGATTATTAATATCATAGGAGCACAACAGCATTGCACTTATCTAGTGCCTTTCAAGACctttttatagcgcctttcaaggTCCTCTCAAAACACTGTTGTTGTTGTACTAGTAGTCATAGTAGaaccctttattattattgttgttgttcaaaacacacacatcaaactATGTTTTAAAGGATTAACCCTTTTCAGTCGGCGTCTGAAAGGGACTTGTTGCcagaattgaaaaaaaggaagtgGCTGTTGTTCTGAGAACTCGTGCTTCACCTCATTAGCTTGCCATGATAAAGACATGGACTTAACATTGCATCAGGCAAGTCCTTCCAGGCATCCGGATCTGAGTGAACCAGCAGTGAAATACACAGGCCAGTAAGTTCACTCAGTGTGTTATTCAGTAAGGAAGTTGCAGATGAAATCTCCCAAGTAGTTGAAATCAGGAGCCCAGTGTATTTGGCAGGCTCCAGGCTTGCCGGCAGTGTAGTACAGTGTATTTGGCAGACTCCAGGCTTGCTGGCAGTGTGGTACAGTGTATTTGGCAGACTCCAGGCTTGCTGGCAGTGTAGTACAGTGTATTTGGCAGACTCCAGGCTTGCTGGCAGTGTGGTACAGTGTATTTGGCAGACTCCAGGCTTGCTGGCAGTGTAATACAGTGTATTTGGCAGGCTCCAGGCTTGCTGGCAGTGTGGTACAGTGTATTTGGCAGGCTGCAGGCTTGCTGGCAGTGTGGTACAGTGTATTTGGCAGACTGCAGGCTTGCTGGCAGTGTAGTACAGTGTATTTGGCAGACTCCAGGCTTGCTGGCAGTGTAGTACAGTGTATTTGGCAGGCTCCAGGCTTGCtggcagtgttgtacagtgtgcaTGTGCTTGTACATGGCACTATAATAAATTGCTTTACCAGGCAGAAGTTATtagttaaatgtatatttatttccCTTTGGTTGTACAGCACATGATCGACAGGAAAGTCAAAATTAGAACAAACCTGCGTGTCCAacagaatgttttaattatttacaccACAGGCCGGCTGACTGCACTAAGTTTAAGTAAGTGTTCACACTGGTATTAATACTTGATCATGGAGCTCTTGCAGTGACTTTGTGGTTTAGCTGGTTGCAATCCAGGGATGTAAGTAAGACTCATTCTAGGTAATACATGCTTGGTTAGCCAGTGTACACAGCAGGTAACAAGCTCCGGTGTGTCTTAATAGTAAAatcaggagtggatcaaactgctatgcaatgggagtctcatttccatccctgcaatgaACATTCAGGAGACCCCTGAATGTAAAAGTACACGGTGACAGTAACATTTCGCCTGTCTAGTATTTGTGATCTAGTGCTGCCAGGCTATTGTACTGAATCTCACATCTTCACTTCCCCTGTTCGCATTGTGTAGCAGAGTGCGTAATGTCTGTTGCCCTGTGGAAGATGAGCAGTGACAGTTCATTCTCATATGAATTGACTTCAGCTGACTTGAAGCAGCCCGCGGAGAACAGTGAGCAGACGAGACGTGAGGTTTCTATGTGATGAGTAAGGCACAAATCATCCACGGGCAAAGAAAGGCAGAGCTAATCAGGGACAAAGTCCTGGGTATTGTTTTACTGCTGCCTGTGCATCAAGCGGATGCTAGTTTTTCCTACTTGAAAATCAGTAcctgcatttttcatttttaaatgcagtgtgtaGTGCTGACGTTAGACAAATTCAGTAGGTGACATTCCCTCACACTGATACAATTTGAAACAGGTGGAACTGTGCTTGGCAGGGCAGGAGATCTGCAATGTGATTTTTCTTGTTAAGGCGGCCTGGTACAGTTAGATGTTTACCTTGCAGTACGGTTTAAGTTGGAAGCTCGCtatgcctttaaaaaataaaattataaaaaagcaaCAACTCTGACTTGTGTTTTCTTAGCATGGTACTCTATTTTAGTCACGCACAGCTCTTGTGAGGAGGGCAGGGAGAGGGTGTCATTCAGACAGGAAGTGTTTAAAGTGGCTTCCTATGAGGGATGGCCTATTTTGAAATCTCAGAGGGGGAATATTTTCAAAGACTAGCTCTGATCACCTGATGCCTGACATCACATCATGCTTCCCACTAGAGAGAAGATAAAGAGAGAATCTAGTCATCCTGAAGTGCAGTAGAGCAGGCTAATGGAGACAAGGGAGTGTGTGTGTTGCCATACTAAACTCATTGTGATGGTATTCCTGAAGCATTCCTGGACAGTTTTATCATCCCCTGATTATAATGACACTGAGCTGAGGCTCTGCAGTTCAGTTTTTTGGAGAtgactctccttcctcccttgtgGTGAAGTTTCTCACTCCTCCTGGTCGTGTGAGTCGGTATGAGACAGTGGATAATGAAGTTTCTCACTCCTCCTGGTCGTGTGAGTCGGTATGGGACAGTGGATAATGAAGTTTCTCACTCCTCCTGGTCGTGTGAGTCGGTATGAGACAGTGGATAATGAAGTTTCTCACTCCTCCTGGTCGTGTGAGTCGGTATGAGACAGTGGATAATGAAGTTTCTCACTCCTCCTGGTCGTGTGAGTCGGTATGGGACAGTGGATAATGAAGTTTCTCACTCCTCCTGGTCGTGTGAGTCGGTATGAGACAGTGGATAATGAAGTTTCTCACTCCTCCTGGTCGTGTGAGTCGGTATGAGACAGTGGATAATGAAGTTTCTCACTCCTCCTGGTCGTGTGAGTCGGTATGAGACAGTGGATAATGAAGTTTCTCACTCCTCCTGGTCGTGTGAGTCGGTATGAGACAGTGGATAATGAAGTTTCTCACTCCTCCTGGTCGTGTGAGTCGGTATGAGACAGTGGATAATGAAGTTTCTCACTCCTCCTGGTCGTGTGAGTCGGTATGAGACAGTGGATAATGAAGTTTCTCACTCCTCCTGGTCGTGTGAGTCGGTATGAGACAGTGGATAATGAAGTTTCTCACTCCTCCAGGTCGTGTGAGTCGGTATGGGACAGTGGATAATGAAGTTTCTCACTCCTCCAGGTCGTGTGAGTCGGTATGGGACAGTGGATAATGAAGTTTCTCACTCCTCCAGGTCGTGTGAGTCGGTATGAGACAGTGGATAATGAAGTTTCTCACTCCTCCTGGTCGTGTGAGTCGGTATGAGACAGTGGATAATGAAGTTTCTCACTCCTCCTGGTCGTGTGAGTCGGTATGAGACAGTGGATAATGAAGTTTCTCACTCCTCCTGGTCGTGTGAGTCGGTATGAGACAGTGGATAATGAAGTTTCTCACTCCTCCTGGTCGTGTGAGTCGGTATGAGACAGTGGATAATGAAGTTTCTCACTCCTCCTGGTCGTGTGAGTCGGTATGAGACAGTGGATAATGAAGTTTCTCACTCCTCCTGGTCGTGTGAGTCGGTATGAGACAGTGGATAATGAAGTTTCTCACTCCTCCTGGTCGTGTGAGTCGGTATGAGACAGTGGATAATGAAGTTTCTCACTCCTCCTGGTCGTGTGAGTCGGTATGAGACAGTGGATAATGAAGTTTCTCACTCCTCCTGGTCGAGTGAGTCGGTATGAGACAGTGGATAATGAAGTTTCTCACTCCTCCTGGTCGTGTGAGTCGGTATGAGACAGTGGATAATGAAGTTTCTCACTCCTCCTGGTCGTGTGAGTTGGTATGAGACAGTGGATAATGAAGTTTCTCACTCCTCCTGGTCGAGTGAGTCGGTATGAGACAGTGGATAATGAAGTTTCTCACTCCTCCTGGTCGTGTGAGTCGGTATGAGACAGTGGATAATGAAGTTTCTCACTCCTCCAGGTCGTGTGAGTTGGTATGAGACAGTGGATAATGAAGTTTCTCATTGGACAGCCTCCAGTCACAGTGACTGCACTGTAGAGTGCAGTATGGATTGCCTCCAGTCACAGTGACTGCACTGATGCATGAGGAATCTGTTCTGGTTATTAAATAAGCAGATAAATGAAGAGATAGAAAGCTATAGGCTGTTGAATTTGACTGTACAGGGAGAAGGGGGCCCCTTGTTGTCTGCTGGCTGGTACTGTACCATATTCTCTGGCCCCTGTCCAGCTCTCAACACAGAGCCACCCTTGTCTAAAATCTGCAGCTGTTAGATGATGTTTAGAGACACTTTTTGTTCCTTCATGCATTGCCGGGCCACATCAATGAGTTCTGCACAGCTTAAATCAGGTCtacaacagagaagcacaatACAGAGTGACAGTGATACCAGGGAATGTTTCAAAAGGATGTAataatactctctctctctctctctctctctctctctctctctctctctctctctctctctctctctctctctctcccccccgtAGTTAAACGATTACAGGAGTGGATCAGTGTCATCTTGTGCATCTCCCTTGTAACGATCAACTTTATTTTCCTGTTGATAAACTTCTCCAcagtttatatttacaaaattataatCGGCACAAGTAAGTATGCATTCAATAGTTCAGAAGTCATTTAATCGCAGTTACATTGGTCCTGGAGACATTAGAAAAACACATGCTCACAACAATTCCCCTTTTACCAGAGTAGATGTTCAAAAGGTATTGGCGTGGAAGCCGACGTACAGCCCAGTACAGTATGTGGGAATCGATGAGCAGGGAATAGATGGCTGAGTCTTCAGCTGTATTCACATGACTTCTTTCAGACCTCTTTAGATAACTGACTGACAGAGGCTGGTGGTTTGAAACAGGTTTCCTAACATACGATCATGATAATCCAGTTTCATGACTATTATATTTTAGTACAGTAGTTAAACATGCCATACAGTAATGCATGCATTGCCCTGTCCTGTACATCACTACCCTGAAGGATTGCGATGGGCTGTGGGGATGCTCTGTCAGAGTTAAGCCTTTGGTTAGCTGGTTTTGCTGCAGCTCTGAATTGTGCCTGTCTGGCTGCTCATCCCTAGTCGGGTATTTCTTTTGAAATGGGAGCGGGGCCTCACGGAAGGCTCCCAGTGTATTAAGGCAGCTCTCTGCTTCTTTGTTTCAGTTGCTGGGATAGTTACTGCTGATTTTGCCTCCGGTCTGGTGCACTGGGGAGCGGACACGTGGGGCTCTGTTGACATCCCGGTCATTGGGAAGGTGAGCGGGCATGGTGCCGTGTGAGCGTTCTGTCTGGTGTCAGCTGAAATATCTTCCAAGCTTTTTgatactaagtttttttttttttttgccatcttgGCAGCTCAGTGGGTCGCAGATAGGCCTCTGGGGTGCAAAGTCTTTGCCAGGTATATCCAACCTTGGAGAGAGCAGGACAGGAGTAATCAGGGCTCAGTAAACTGGACAGAATACCTCTTAAAGCACCCTTTAAACGCAGTCCATGCACAACCCCTTTGCATTGCAGCAAGCCGGAGCATCATTCATTCTGTCACAGGAATTCACTCCTACATGGTTAATTGAAGCTCCAGCATTTTCTCCTGAAAGAGCTGCATGGCACGTCCTGTGAGGTCTGCACTGCAGTGATTCACAGCTAAAGCGAGCAGTCCCTTCCAGAGCCTGTGGGTGCAAAGAGATTAGTGCAGTCCTGACTTGAGCTGAATAAAGATGTGGCACTTGAACCAGCGGCGCTCACTGCTCTGTGTTCCAGCAGACCCCTTGTTTAAATGAGCCTGGTGCTGTGCACTTTGTGTAGTCCTTGTATTGAAATGCAGCCCCTTTCTGTTGCTCAGAAATACCAACAGAAGAACAAGGTGTTTGTCGagtttcttgtagtatttctaaTTGAGTGTTTGTAATAGTTGTGGAGCACTTTCTATTACCACACAGCCATCTACTTACTTATAGTATGGAGCTAATTCTGCCCCCAAACACATTGATATTTCAGACAGTTCTGAATCAGGTCAGGTGAGACCCTGCAATGTCAGAGAGCGGATTTATGAAGCATTCCACTGACTGGTGTGGGAGAGTTGTTATGATACACTGCAGCCCACAGTGCGGTCTGAAGGATCACAGCACATGCTGACTTTGTGGAAGTGTTTGTACACTAATCTCTTACTGTCTGTTTCTTCTCTGCAGGCGTTTGTACGGCCGTTCAGAGAGCACCACATCGACCCCACTGCAATAACCCGACATGACTTCATCGAGACCAATGGGGATAACTGCATGATCCCAGTCCTCCCACTGGCTCACATGGCGTACACGTTCATGAGCCACTCCTCAGGTGGGTTGTGATGTCATCATTGTGAATCAGTTACTTCAGAAGTACTTCCACGCAGGGGTCGCATCAACCACCTCTCCAGGGTCATCTCAGGATCCAGAGGGATTCCCTGGTCCTGTGGAATCCTGCTACCACACCAGGGTCATCCCGGGATCCAGAGGGATTCCCTGGTCCTGTGGAATCCTGCCATCTCTCCAGGGAAATCCTGCTACCACACCAGGGTCATCCCGGGATCCAGAGGGATTCCCTGGTCCTGTGGAATCCTGCTACCACACCAGGGTCATCCCGGGATCCAGAGGGATTCCCTGGTCCTGTGGAATCCTGCCACCACACCAGGGTCATCCCGGGATCCAGAGGGATTCCCTGGTCCTGTGGAATCCTGCTACCACACCAGGGTCATCCCGGGATCCAGAGGGATTCCCTGGTTCTGTGGAATCCTGCCACCTCTCCAGGGAAATCCTGCTACCACACCAGGGTCATCCCGGGATCCAGAGGGATTCCCTGGTCCTGTGGAATCCTGCTACCACACCAGGGTCATCCCGGGATCCAGAGGGATTCCCTGGTCCTGTGGAATCCTGCTGGGACCTGATGGATAGATTGATTGGATCAGGTTACTAACACAGAAAGATACACCTAAGATAATGAATTAGTTTCAGATAATTCTGCACTGTGCATTGACACATGAGTTGTGCTGAGTGGAGGTACCTTTCCTAGATCTACTGTGTGTATCAGGTctgcagtgctgaaagagttaatacCCCAGTGCTGCTACatgttgtgttgtattgcattGCTTTCAGGTATGGAGCTTTACTGTGTTTGACTGTGCATTCAATCAGGTAAAGAGGATCATGGGCAGAGTTGAacagactgtttgtttttaacttaaatACGTAACATTAAACCCTGTACACTGCGATTGCACAGTAAGCCATGTGTGTCTCTCCCTTAACTAGTGTATGATATTCAACAATGTAAAAATATTCAGTGAGAAGTAGAGATGCATGCTTTATGTACACTTGTGTCCTGGGTCAAGGTCCTGCTCTCAAATCTCTCAAATTTCTCAATCTCATAGTTCTTAAATTGAGTAATTTGATTTTCCATATtaatgaagacattgaaaaagacctcTCTcttgttgaaacgtttgtcaatgaatttcatttttttaatcttttttttgttaagactagaattattatttttatttctgtatgtatttctTAGCCAATGTCCTTATCCAGGCGACTGGGGAAAGGCTGccacttgtattttgtattgagtcAATAAAACTTTAATCCCGGCCCTGAAGTATTTTATCTGCTGACAATCTGCTGTTCATTCAGATCCTCTGTCTGGTTTGCTTGTGAGCTCAGAGGCTGAATAAAGGGGATGATGGTACATGATAATGCACAGACCCAGCTTTCAACCAGCTGCTTTAGTGAGAGGTGTGTTGAGCGCCCTCTGCTGGGggaaaaagcaaaacacagtaTGTTAATATCCAGTTGTGCACATGGTGgggtagtttttgtttgtttctgtgaagCTTGAGGCAGTCTGTGCAgacacaaaatattaaacaaattgattCGCAATTATAAATTCTGAACGTGACAGCTTGGCAAGAACTGCCCAGGTCTAACGAGAAAAGCCAGTGCTATTACCTACTCTAGCTTCATTTGTAGATTGCAATTCTGGATAAAAACACTGAATGGCAACACACTGCAGTAATGAACAGATCAgtgtggtgttgaagtggtttgaCGTTGCTGTTGTGTCTCTCGATGCAGTAATGAACAGATCAGTGTCCGATCGTGTCTTCTGTCATTTGTAGATTGCAATTCTGGATAAAAACACTGAATGGCAACACACTGCAGTAATGAACAGATCAgtgtggtgttgaagtggtttgaCGTTGCTGTTGTGTCTCTCGATGCAGTAATGAACAGATCAgtgtggtgttgaagtggtttgaCGTTGCTGTCGTGTCTCTCGATGCAGTAATGAACAGGTCAGcgtggtgttgaagtggtttgaCGTTGCTGTCGTGTCTCTCGATGCAGTAATGAACAGGTCAGcgtggtgttgaagtggtttgaCGTTGCTGTCGTGTCTCTCGATGCAGTAATGAACAGATCAgtgtggtgttgaagtggtttgaCGTTGCTGTCGTGTCTCTCGATGCAGTAATGAACAGATCAgtgtggtgttgaagtggtttgaCGTTGCTGTCGTGTCTCTCGATGCAGTAATGAACAGATCAgtgtggtgttgaagtggtttgaCGTTGCTGTCGTGTCTCTCGATGCAGTAACGAACAGATCAgtgtggtgttgaagtggtttgaCGTTGCTGTCGTGTCTCTCGATGCAGTAATGAACAGATCAgtgtggtgttgaagtggtttgaCGTTGCTGTCGTGTCTCTCGATGCAGTAATGAACAGATCAgtgtggtgttgaagtggtttgaCGTTGCTGTCGTGTCTCTCGATGCAGTAATGAACAGATCAgtgtggtgttgaagtggtttgaCGTTGCTGTCGTGTCTCTCGATGCAGTAATGAACAGATCAgtgtggtgttgaagtggtttgaCGTTGCTGTCGTGTCTCTCGATGCAGTAATGAACAGATCAgtgtggtgttgaagtggtttgaCGTTGCTGTCGTGTCTCTCGATGCAGTAATGAACAGATCAgtgtggtgttgaagtggtttgaCGTTGCTGTCGTGTCTCTCGATGCAGTAATGAACAGATCAgtgtggtgttgaagtggtttgaCGTTGCTGTCGTGTCTCTCGATGCAGTAATGAACAGATCAgtgtggtgttgaagtggtttgaCGTTGCTGTCGTGTCTCTCGATGCAGTAATGAACAGATCAgtgtggtgttgaagtggtttgaCGTTGCTGTCGTGTCTCTCGATGCAGTAATGAACAGATCAgtgtggtgttgaagtggtttgaCGTTGCTGTCGTGTCTCTCGATGCAGTAATGAACAGATCAgtgtggtgttgaagtggtttgaCGTTGCTGTCGTGTCTCTCGATGCAGTAATGAACAGGTCAGcgtggtgttgaagtggtttgaCGTTGCTGTCGTGTCTCTCGATGCAGTAATGAACAGATCAgtgtggtgttgaagtggtttgaCGTTGCTGTCGTGTTTCTATGCAGTAATGAACAGATCAGcgtggtgttgaagtggtttgaCGTTGCTGTCGTGTCTCTATGCAGTAATGAACAGATCAgtgtggtgttgaagtggtttgaCGTTGCTGTCGTGTCTCTCGATGCAGTAATGAACAGATCAgtgtggtgttgaagtggtttgaCGTTGCTGTCGTGTCTCTCGATGCAGTAATGAACAGATCAgtgtggtgttgaagtggtttgaCGTTGCTTTCGTGTCTCTCGATGCAGTAATGAACAGATCAgtgtggtgttgaagtggtttgaCGTTGCTGTCGTGTCTCTCGATGCAGTAATGAACAGATCAgtgtggtgttgaagtggtttgaCGTTGCTGTCGTGTCTCTCGATGCAGTAATGAACAGGTCAGcgtggtgttgaagtggtttgaCGTTGCTGTCGTGTTTCTCTGCAATAGTGAACAGATCAgtgtggtgttgaagtggtttgaCGTTGCTGTCGTGTTTCTCTGCAGTAATGAACAGATCAgtgtggtgttgaagtggtttgaCGTTGCTGTTGTGTTTCAATGCAGTAATGAACAGATCAgtgtggtgttgaagtggtttgaCGTTGCTTTCGTGTCTCTCGATGCAGTAATGAACAGATCAgtgtggtgttgaagtggtttgaCGTTGCTGTCGTGTCTCTCGATGCAGCAATGAACAGATCAGTGTGGTGTTGAAGTGCTGTGACGTTGCTGTCGTGTCTCTTGATGCAGTAATGAACAGGTCAGTGTGGTGTTGAAGTGCTTTGACGTTGCTGTcgtgtctctctcttctctgctgCAGAGTCTATAGCTGAGTCCTACCCCTGGGAATGCTTCGTCTTCGCACTGTCTGTTTTCGTCATGATGACCAATCAGATTCACAAGTGGTCCCACATGTACTTCGGTCTGCCTCACTGGGTCACTGTCCTGCAGGATCTGCACATCATCCTGCCGAGAAAGCACCACCGCATCCACCACGTGTCGCCCCACGAGACCTACTTCTGCATCACCACAGGTAAGCCATCCCCTCTCCCAGGACCAGCAGCCCTTTTAACATTGCTGTCTGAGAGCGTTTTTTTGCTGTACTTTGTTTCACACGGTGCCAAATGAGAACGAGGTACAGCCCATAGTATACATGTCCTCATTCCTTTAGTGCTGTAATATGAGCCACGGACGGAAGCAGAACAGATGTGGGGATGACTAGCAATCGGGGCTCCCCGTCAGTCACAGCGATGAAGGAGCTGTGCTTTCTTGCAGTGTACCCCTATGATGACTGGTATTATAAATTCAGCAGCAGGATCCACAGGGGACTGCAAGCACGTTTCAACACACAATGCTATTTCAACATCTCTGCTCTCCCAGAGGAGCGCCCTGCTCTTTGTTTTATCGTTGACAATCTCCATGTATATTTAATGGGAACCTACTGTCATTTATAACAAATAGGCTGcaatgaaaaatatcaaacaacaaAAGGTAGCAGCTGCACCAGCAGTCCTCATTGATAAGTGTAATAAAGGCTCCAGGGCGCTTCTTCAGTGCCAAACAGGAACAGAGTCAGGCAgctcacaaaacaaacaggctcCAGGGTGCGGAGTTATACTGaggatagggttttttttttttttttgttaaatggtgGAAAATGTGTTATTGTGACCTTATTTAattgtaaactgcaaaaaaaaaaaaataaaaaggtatttgtTTCTCTAGTTTGCTACTGTACTGTGTACCAACAAGGGCTGACATTGCTGAACCAGGGAGCTCAGGTAACAGGcaatgagctgaaa is part of the Polyodon spathula isolate WHYD16114869_AA chromosome 13, ASM1765450v1, whole genome shotgun sequence genome and encodes:
- the LOC121326222 gene encoding plasmanylethanolamine desaturase-like isoform X1, which encodes MKAGIEGKAKSMETVLLSETKIKRGSMAEEDPNGNEHGAAVCCSRAPRWGPQHPGARQLAELYSPVKRLQEWISVILCISLVTINFIFLLINFSTVYIYKIIIGTIAGIVTADFASGLVHWGADTWGSVDIPVIGKAFVRPFREHHIDPTAITRHDFIETNGDNCMIPVLPLAHMAYTFMSHSSESIAESYPWECFVFALSVFVMMTNQIHKWSHMYFGLPHWVTVLQDLHIILPRKHHRIHHVSPHETYFCITTGWLNYPLHCVGFWRWMEDLIERLTGNKPRSDDLKWAEKTEEDFNREPFCSRIAQSTLKSTCQSRTSSIYSRDGSRGHILTKNTSPQMKQKLKSLSVLT
- the LOC121326222 gene encoding plasmanylethanolamine desaturase-like isoform X2 produces the protein METVLLSETKIKRGSMAEEDPNGNEHGAAVCCSRAPRWGPQHPGARQLAELYSPVKRLQEWISVILCISLVTINFIFLLINFSTVYIYKIIIGTIAGIVTADFASGLVHWGADTWGSVDIPVIGKAFVRPFREHHIDPTAITRHDFIETNGDNCMIPVLPLAHMAYTFMSHSSESIAESYPWECFVFALSVFVMMTNQIHKWSHMYFGLPHWVTVLQDLHIILPRKHHRIHHVSPHETYFCITTGWLNYPLHCVGFWRWMEDLIERLTGNKPRSDDLKWAEKTEEDFNREPFCSRIAQSTLKSTCQSRTSSIYSRDGSRGHILTKNTSPQMKQKLKSLSVLT